The genomic DNA TATTGTACCAGCACAAAATTTAGGTagattttaatttagaaaaaaatagatgGCATTTGATGTTTGTTTAGGCAAGACCCTACAATACCTTATAAAAGGTTACTATCTATAATACATGTTATTGAGAGGAGAAAAACCTATAGAATAAAGAGTAAATCATACCAAAAATATACAGTACTCCTTTAATTGATGATTCTAAATATGTTTGGAggaaatatgtatattaaagttattaaatattttctttcacaTCTTGCAGAAAGCCCTTCATATGAGGTCATTGAGAACATTTAAAGATGACTTTGGTGTAACAAGAAAGAACGGAGAGGAATGGTTGATCAAAATGACAGACACAGAAACACACATACCTAATGTGTATGAAGAGgtatgtatcatgtgtattgcACTGGTGTAAAATAACACATAATAAGGTAGTCATATGTTCtttgtatcaattcaatatTAACTTACTGTACATGTCCATACaagtaaatgtaatgttttcaaTATCTTTAAACCAGCTGGTTAACTGGAACCATTTATACTTTTGCGTAACAAAATGATGGGGAAAAGTGTCAAACTTACGCAAAGCTTTAtagaaaatgtaattataaattgtacaaaattgtCTGAAAAGGACTAATCCTTAAAAACTAtctctgaaaaaaattaattggtttCCTTGTTTTAATCTCCAGAACCTCAGTTGATTGCACAGGGATCATTTTCTATAACCATAATTGATAAATGATTTACCTTAATTTTACATAAGGAACATTTATTTATGGAATGATATCAATGTCTAGCTTCTGACTTTAATGGAcatgactttattttttcatcaggTTGTTGGAGTAGTGAATATTACCACATTAACCAGCAGACAATACTGTATCATCCTTGACCCTTCAGATGAGCATGGCAGACCACAACTTGGTAGAAAGAAGTTAGTTAAGGTATGGTGAAAATTTGTTTCATGAGAAATAACCCCTTCattctattatcatgattataaaacaatatcaattaCTACTTTTACTTTACTTTAGGAACTGTGAAAATAATACAAACTTAGTGTGTACTGCAAAAtacaatgcatttaaaattcttCTTTTGGTTGGAATTTGATGTTTCTTataatttattgatataaaaaagttttaataacagaaaattcattattttttatcaaggGTCACAGCTTCTCTTTATGGTGCAGAGAGAAACATTTGATTACAGTActcataatttcaatttttttttatagggtgAGTGTTCATTCTTTTTGTTACCTGGAGAACGATTTGAGAGAGGAATCCAGAATGTCTACGTTCTGGGAGAAGATGAAGGTGTTATACTGAGAGCTACAGAATCATTTAAAGATACTGATGCTGTAAGTTTCACACATATTTAATAAAACCAAATATCTggaaagtcataaattgatatTGGTGTGTTGGGAGTGTAGGCCTCCTAGGTAGCTGGCACATATCTGACATAGATTACAGCTGTTTCTGCTTAACTAACAGGGTATAAGTCATCTGTATATGATACAGTTTCACTCATAGATGAACGAGTGGTGGTATTAGGTCATTGAACTAACGTCATTAAAATGGAAATTTCTTAAATAGCATCCCCATGATGACTATGAAAAATCATAAgaacaactaaaaaaatcagaaaagagACTGAATTTCTTGGATACTTCCCCTTTACGAACATGTATCATGATGTTGACCATTTCTATATTTCTTGCATGCCTTCTTTGCATATTGTTGAACAAAAGTTGATGAATTTGACACAACTTTGAAATAATGAACCTTCTGTCATGATACAAATGTGGTAGGAGTGAATCTTTTGAAGaaatcttattttatatatcaatgaaGTGAATCTGGTTATTTTGCAACCAAAAAATAGCATTGCTTTGAAAAGAAGACAATTAGATAAACTAACCTTTGTATAAAGGATAAACTTTGCCTTGAATAAGTGGTACATGTACTTTGAATACTGTACACTATAGAGTGACCACATATATTTCAAAGTTATGTCAAATGAttagtttgttttgttgtaaaacatttatttactccgcatgttaatattttgttgtataACATTCATTTACTCTACTTGATAATGCTGTCTCCCTCTCTGTGCTCAATTCGCCATTTCAGAATCTAAGGGACTCTGGGTAATTTAATTGTTCATACATCTGAATAAAGTTTACATTACACAATTAGGTTGGATATTTTGGTGATTACCAAATAGGatgttttgtcataaatttgaaaaaagaacatTACCCAGAATACATGACTGGTAGATTCTGAAATGGTAAATTGTAAAACAAGTTTGATCCTGAAAATTGTTACTAGAGTAGGtgaatttaacttttttgtttatttcagactgaTGAAAAAGTAAGTCAACAAGTGCTTTTAGTGCTTTCAGTGCTTTGATCTAACTGTTATTCTTGTTATAAACATTTGCTATAAGTAATGACCTGCTTCAGAATAGGAAGGGCCGCCTACAATTGTCTTGTGTTTTCAATGTGTGTGTGTCCTTTCTACCTGTTTTGCTAATGCGTTTTGTCCAGTGTTTTTTCTTATCAATATTATAGGAAGTCTTGAAATTGAAtcattcattttattcaaaacaagaTTAATTGAATTACACAATATTGTGATAAgttaatttcatagatttcctGAAATAAAGTGTAATTCAcctgttattttattattgcaTTGGAAAGTGCTAGAATTATTTTGCATGTAATAAATATTAACTAAAGATTTCTTATAATTTGTGCTTCAATAACAtaagtatgttttatattaGGTGCATATTTCAACCTCAATTCCATTGGGAGACTCCTATACTGTTTATACAAAAGTAAGTCACAGTGACTTAGCTTCgtaaatagatatttaaaaattcaatgttgtttgaatatatttgttatataatctTTTGTTCAagttttcaaaagaaatttttaaaatcaaagcatttgaataagttattttcaaaaacaattcttgaaacataataaatattaataagcTTTATTCTCAAGAACCCATTCTTGGTACAAAACAAATCAGCTATTTTCATGCTGTCATCTAATATTCATATCTGTTTAGCCTTTTATTGTCCCCAATATCAATgtaatacttgccactggacataaaaaattgattcattattatttgttggattcCAATTTTCATGGGTTTTGTGAGTACAGGTGAACTAtgattcaaatgttcaacacattacaaattttctaatgGCTTCAAAAGCACAGATTGGCAATAccaagaaataaaatatccacTTAAATGCAAATTATCCTGCATCAACCAAAATGCCTCAGATTGATTTAATTTGAGATGCACattcttgatattttcaaagctTTTTATTACTATTAAATCAGTTTGCTTGGTATTTATGCCATATCTGCTTGAACATAAtagtatattcattttttttacattttcaagaCTTACATGACTAACACTGTTTGAGATTTCTAttcattcaaatttcaaaacacATTTCATCAAACTCCTTTACTTATAGAGACCTGTTTTCTGTGTTCATACTAAATCTGGCTTTAAAGTTCAATTTAATATAGCCTTCATGTAGCTTCACAGGGGTTCTATCTCTgagcaataaaatatttttcatgaagtACAAGTTCAGTCCTTTGACAAAGTTTTTCTTAGTGCATTTAGCATGCTTATTGACTTAAGTTTTCACCTACAAGTTTTTcatttcaactttatacttatATGGCTGCTTTTTAATGTAGAACTGTTggtatttttataaatactatCAGTTTAAGTCTTCAGAAGTCATTTCTTTTCATACTAGCACATGAAAGGATCTATAGTCAAAACAAGATTTACAAAATCAAGATTCTGTTGGGAAAGATTTTTTATGACAACAAAGTTATTTATTatcaaacttttttatttaaggaTGTTGAAAGGAAACCAGGAGATAAATGGATGATCAGGGGACCAGCAGAATATGTACCACCTGTAGAGGTCGAGGTCATCATGAAGAGAACTGCAATCCCATTGGACGAAAATGAGGGTATCTATGTCAGAGATATTAAAACTGGAAAGGTTGGtgttacacatatatatatatactaacattaaaactagatatcacaataacaatttttttttttttttaaattcaaaagtaagataacaatcttttttaaatggaatatttGGCAAAATGAAGTTATTTTTTGAAGTGAggattttttcatgaattttgttaaacaaaaaacaatctattttgtATATAACCGAACAATTCTGAGAATTTTGTGTATGTTAGGAAACACCGGGGATCTctattttgaccaaaaaaaataaattataaatgacGATTTGATGTATTGTTATGTTTTCAAAATACACTGGGTACTGTATATCATTATTGAGAGAACACACTTATAACCATTTACATAGTAACATCTCCCGTCATCCATCAACGTTTGATATTGTCTTTTCACTAGTGAAGTTTTGACTAAGATTAACATTATACATATTATAGGTCAGAGCTGTAACTGGAGAAACCTATATGTTAAACCAAGATGAGGAATTATGGGCCAAGGAACTTCCTCCTGCAGTCGAGACCCTTCTTGCCCAAGGAAAGGACCCTATGGCTGACAGGAGTGACCGGTCCAAATCAAGCGATTCATCAAAACCAAGGGACAAGACTCGTGTTGTCACATTCAGAGTGCCACACAATGCTGCAGTACAGATTTATgattataaagaaaagaaagcCAGGTAAATAGTGCTTCATACTCAGTGTATACATTCCCTTATCCAACAGGCCATGAGCAGAATTAGGCCAGTCATTTAATTCATTACAATACATGAATATTGATTGAGTAGAAGGTACACATTGTATACCAACTTCTTTCAGGGCTTCAGTGGCTTAGTTGTCTAAGAGGTTCATATACAATCATCACAATCTTTCAATTTGAGGTTGCAATTTCATACTCAACGTGTTCTAACAAGTATGTTAGACGTCAATCTTAATCGACAAAAAATGCCAGTTTTCCTGCTGAATATCAATGGTTTCTTTCATGATACTCTGGTTTCTTCCATCAACAAAAATTCTTTACTTAAGTCATTGTTAAGTGTTGATTAACTTGGACATTTGAATcagtatgataaaaataaatagttacTTAGTTGTGGAAATTCTCTTTATTTAGAGTTTTACATCTGTTATTTAAAGAATGAATAATGTATGTTCATTGAAGATTATCAAAAGGAAGAACTCGTGTATGTCTATTGAAACTGTGTGAACAAATGATTATCATTGTTGAAACAGATTGTTATGCCCCTCTagtgattttattaaaaattatcaaaacccttggaataaacaaataatagcCATGTAATTTTCTTTCTATTCTAGAGTTGTGTTTGGTCCAGAATTAGTTATGTTGGGTCCAGATGAACAATTCACACAGCTTAGTCTCTCTGGAGGTAAACCAAAGAAACAAAACGTTATCAAATCATTGTGTTTACTTCTGGGACCTGATTTCTGTACTGACATTATCACCGTAGAAACAGCCGATCACGCCAGGTTGTCACTTCAGTTATCATACAACTGGCactttgatattaaaaataaagaagataaGGCTGAGGCATCTAAGATTTTCAGTGTACCAGATTTTGTTGGGGATGCCTGCAAGGCCATTGCCTCCAGGATCAGAGGGGCCGTGGCACAAGTACAGTTTGATGATTTCCATAAGGTATGCTTAATGAACAAGTAGACCTGCATAGACACAGACATTAccactgaaatatttttataggtcaaattcataaaataattgttttacctgttgattcaatattcataaatattacGCATATAAAAATgagtgtggtatgattggcaattaGAGTTCTCTTCACAACAGAGACAAAGTGGCATAGAATTTAACCTTGCATTTTAGTTTTATGAACAAATAGACATGAGCTAAAAATTGTCTTTCAAAATTATACTAAAGAATTATTTCCAAACTTTTCTCAAAATCCAGGGGTGGTGCTATAAACTCAAGACAATAAGAGAACCTCTCTTGAATATCCTTTGGTGTTCCCTGAGGCATATTGATATATACGGAaactttatgtttttattactgCATAATATAACTTTTTCTCCTCAGGGCAAGGAGGGGCGTAAATAGGGGGAATCTGCACGGaagaacacaaaataaaattgccatTTCATGATGAACGAAAACTTAAAAGTTTCCTGCACGTTGATCTTTTTTACCGATTTCATGAAACACAGTGAATAACGAACTTTTTTCACGGCTgcacatgaaataaaaatggtaaAACACTTGGCAtaaaaataaccctttaccaccctcgcAAAGGAGTGAATCAATcctatcaaataaaaaaaaatatattatgccatacaaaaaaaatatacgatCACAAATAATCAGTACAGACTGAAAATTATCTACTGTGTACAGAAAAATTCAGAATTAAGAAATTTGCACATTTATGTTACAGAATTCTGCTAGAATCATCAGATCTTCTGTGTTTGGATTTGATGACAAAGACAAAGTGCGTGAAGTTTTCAAATTCCCCCAAAACAATTTGGTTTTCACCAGTATTGATATCCAGTCTGTAGAACCTGTAGATCAGAGAACAAGAGATGCTTTACAGAAATCTGTACAACTGGCCATTGAAATCACAACAAACTCACAGGAAGCTGCTGCAAGGTAGATAACTCTTCAGAAACTTATACTGGTAtattaaaaacaccaaattatTGTACAGGAGACTACTGCAAAGTAGTCATTAAAACACAGTTCAATTCAAGATGACTgtagaatatttataaaattggagatgtggtatgattgccaatgagacaactctccaccagagaccaaactACATAATAGTTAACAAATtaaggtcactgtatggccttcaacaatgagcaaaacccatactgcatagtaagctataaagtgAATTCTAAGTCTGAGTACGTAAATCATACTCTAAATTTTTATAACCGCCTGGCCTGACAGTTGACTATAAGCTAGTGAGCTTATACAGATATTAGCTTACCATGTTCTAGAAaaatgcaatatatattttatatcacaGCAATGTATATTTCcccaaattatgtttgaaaattttctgctaaatgtttaaattttctttattcaaaacatGATACATGAATAGTGGCAAAAAGTTGGTTGCTTAATTTGTTTTGACTTACATATCATAATAAATAGAATGGGTCCTCATATGCAACTATTCCAGTCATAATTAGGTTCGATAACTCTGTATGTGACTGGTTTAATtaggattatgtaaaatgtactGGTTACCCGTGtaatgatttcaaaaaaatatatatataatttttatacgaccgcaaattttgaaaaaattttcgtcgtatattgctatcacgttggcgtcgtcgtcgtcgtcgtcgtcgtcgtcgtcgtcgtcgtcgtcgtcgtcgtccgaatacttttagttttcgcactctaactttagtaaaagtgaatagaaatctatgaaattttaacacaaggtttatgaccacaaaaggaaggctggtattgattttgggagttttggtcccaacattttaggaattaagggccaaaaagggcccaaataagcattttctttgttttcgcactataacattagtttaagtaaatagaaatctatgaaattttgacacaaggtttatgaccacaaaagaaaggttggtattgattttgggagttttgattccaacagtttaggaattaggggccaaaaaagggcccaaataagcattattcttggttttcgcacaattactttagtgtaagtaaatagaaatcaatgaaatttaaacacaatgtttatgaccacaaaaggaaggttggtattgattttgggagttttggtcccaacagtttaggaataaggggcccaaagggtccaaaattaaactttgtttgattttatccaaaattgaataattgaaattccttgatatgccgaatctaactgtgtatgtagattcttaatttttggtcccgttttcaaattggtctacattaaggttcaaagggtccaaaataaaacttagtttgattttgacaaaaattgaatcagttgggttctttgatatgctgaatttaaaaatgtacttagattttttaatgttggcccagttttcaagttggtccaaatcggggtccaaaattaaactttgtttgatttcatcaaaaattgaataaatggggttctttgatatgccaaatctaactgtgtatgttgattcttcatttttggtcctgttttcaaattggtctacattaaagtccaaagggtccaaaattaaacttagtttgattttaacaaaaattaaattcttgggcttctttgatatgctttatctaaacatgtactttgatttttgattatgggcccagttttcaagttggtccaaatcaggattcaaaattattacaTTAAGTATTCTggaatagcaagaaattttcaattgcacagtattgcacaatagcaagaaatatcaaattgcagagtattgtgcaatagcaattatttttttcaattggagttatctttctttgtatagaatagtagttgaatcaactttaatcattgttttatacaatatacaatgtattttcatttttactaccaactgataaattaaaacaatctttaccattcagtgataacaagcactttttataacattttaatattgtatgatgtatttaaatgagcagttattgttgcaaacttcattagaaatttgaattgaaatcagtacattataactttagtataagtgaatagaaatctatgaaatttaaacacaaggtttatgaccataaaaggaaggttggtattgattttgggagttttggtcccaacagtttaggaattttgggcccaaagggtccaaaattaaactttgtttgattttgacaaaaattgaatccttggggttctttgatatgctgaatctaaaaatgtacttatatttttaattattggtccagttttcaagttggtctacactaaggtccaaagggtccaaaatcataatgtgacataaacctatgttgtgtcaactatttaatcacaatccacatttaaagctgtatcaaacttaaaagttgtgtccatacttgtcccatCTGTTCAGGGTTctacatctgcggtcgtataatgcTGCGCCCTGCGAAGCAACTGGTTCATCTTTGTTACCATCCATCCGTGGTTTccttttgttaatataaaatattataataaaatgattCCATAAACAATCGTATAATACTAATATATGTATTAGGTCTTGTCAAAACTTCATCGTGATTAGGCCACGTtgccatgtttgttttctttgatcacGTTGATGACTTAATTAATATCTCCACAATCTAGCTTTATCCTTGATTATCATACGAGTTACAATAACGtgtcatatttaattgcaatacAAACAGTTAAATCTTATTGAATTATTTGCATGTGCAAAATAAGTGTCGAACATCGTCtacgtttgaaaattatttggtcgccattttgttatatgtaacttcgaaattttatcaaaacaaatagcATGTATCCACTTTAACAGAGGgaaataatgtttaattctaTGCTGCATTAAGGTAAGACAATTATTGAAAAGACATGAATCTAACAATTTTTCGATTTTCATCgtacaaatctttaaaaatatatattcccaTGTCGCCCCAAGCTAACAATGTACATGCAAACTGCATGGTCGGTGCatgtaaatctttatttttagtgtGAGAGACTGTTtctaataaatatattgaaGAACATGTGAAAATAGAAATTTCTTAAGTACAAAAAGACACACTTTGATAAATGTcttaaatattactttttacatttataactAAATTAATACCGGCATGTCATGTCGTTCTGAACCTTCAACAGtggccgccattttgaaaatattgctGAAGACTGCCAAAATATGAACTTTTCAACCAAATTTCGAAGCAAAAAGTTTAATACCTGAACTGATATGGTTTGCGATTTCATTTAAAGGAATATGTTGTCGATCTTTTTAGGGGTTGGAAGGATATAAGTTACAATAAATTAGTTGAGAaaattgattttacaaaaaGGTCCCATTGCAATTTTATCGAGTTTTAACGAAGATGTCAACGAAGGCTGTGTGGCTATGTCACCTcaattttcaaacttatttcGAAGCACGAAATCATATTTCTGAACtaaaacttaaaacatatttaattgtaaaaacttATTAACTGTAAAACGCGGGGTTGGGAGGGAAAATatacattataacaaaaaagttatgaccGTTTTATCTATGTACCCCGTTCACTTTCATTGATAATCAATCGGCCATTAATGATATACAACTTAAGTGTAAAAGTCACGTGATGAGGGAGATAGTTGGATATGTGAACCCTATTGTTGGGAACCTGTACATGATTTGGTTGTTCAGAAACAAAAGAATTATATTCTTTTCATGCTtaggccttttttttttaattagttggtttacggatccgccgacccgattttgtttaaaagtgaaataaaattaaaattttgatttcgtgttgttttttattccgccgacccgatttttCGAGTGctgtgaataaaaaaatccgAGGCGTTCCAAAACGTTTTGTCTGTGTCAATAAAGCGTTTGTAGTGAACGGCGTATTTTGAAAAGCTTCGAAATGACGCAGACGAATTCAAAAACCCAACGAGGGAGGACCATGGAGTCTGACGGCTTCATCTACTTTCAGTTGAATATTAACTTTGATGGTCAACGTACTGAGAGCACTTTTATCAAATGCAAACCTAAGCAAACAATCGGCGATGCCATATTCGACAATATGGCTGATGAAAATGTTGCCATTGTCAAGGTACAAACAGTTTCGCCACCAAACAAAACTAGGGCAGACACCCCTACCAGTACACCCGTAGAAGTGCTTGCGTCCTTTGGggcaaaaattatatttgttgatgTAAATGAAGGAGCACCTCCAGAAAAAAGTGCAAAGCTGAACATGGATGATAAAGTTAATGCTTTTTCAATCCTACTCATTATCATATTCTCATCCTAATTATGCATCTGATTAGCCACTAgacattaaacaacaattgacCATCCATCCATCAAATGCAAAGCATATCAAGATAAGAGCTAAACTATTTCTCCTCCTCAACCCCTGTAATGTCATGAATgaacagctttttttttttttcctccgACTCAAATTTTTCAGAACAGTTATacgtgaacaaaaaaaaaatctaagattgctattttatttttattttttttacctcctCCGACCCTAACCTTTGACACTAGTTGtccgtaaaccaactaattaaaaaaaaaaggccttAGAAGCAATATGCAGAAcataaattaatgaatataaatgGAGAATTTTAtcaatctatattttttttcaggcaTGAGGCAGAAAGATTAGAACAGGAAGCTAAAGGAAGATTAGAGAGACAAAAGATTTCAGATGAAGCAGAAGCTGAGAAATCCAGGAAACAATTGTTAGAATTACAGGCAAACAGTGCTGCAGTAGAGAGTACTGGTCAGGCTAAAGCAGAGGCACAGTCCCGAGCTGAAGCTGCCAGGATTGAGGGTGAGGCAGCTGTAGACCAAGCCAAACTGAAATCACAGGCCATGAAGATTGAAGCAGTAAGTAGAATAATGTGTTGCCCTGTCAGAATATCACAGGGTATGCATCCAGTGATTCAAGGATGTTCGTTACtctatttcaaaataacaagctttttaaaagactattataaattgatagtatataaacaatgaaactaaaaaagcagaaaaaaatgaagggtccgtgtgcttgttttctagatataagccattgaaaatttggcgggaattaattctttctaaatttttcaTACACTTAACATTGGCaccttttttctttcaaaaacgaataaaaaataactaggaatttataagattttcatatatgacattttaaactatttgtaatcaaattatgaaaagaaaggTAGGGGTTAGTGGGCAAAATTTTTAATGGCCttacatggataaaaccagaggattctgaaTGCCtagcaaaaaatcaaaaacaagaagagcGAACATCctaaaccacaaatttaaatattcaacaaactACAAATCTCCTATTGCTTGTCTGGACTTTCTCAATCCATGGATATTTGTATCCATGAAAAGAAAGTAATCCAGAgtatatgttatataataaaaaataaagagacATCGTAAGACTGCCAATGACTCAAATTTCAACCTGAGACCAAAGATTAAAGATGTAAACAACAACATGTACATGGAAAGGTAtgcccttcaacaatgaacaaaacacatACCTGGTAGaaaatttttaaagtatttcaataaataacaactataaataaagttattaggCAACACTTGAAAGTAATTAACGGAAATTGTCTTACAAAATGAATACTTGATTTTTCTAATCCAAATGTCAAGGTACATATTTACTCttgataatgcaaatgtttGAGAGtgtattttcaatttctttgttGACTTTGTAGGAGTCTGAATTAGAGAGATTAACACAAGCCAGAGAGGCAGAACTTAAATATGTGAGAGAGCAGAACGATATGGaactttcaaaatcaaaagaaatgtCAACCATCGAAACAACAAGGTTCAAGAACATGGTGGATGCTATTGGAGCAAATACATTGGCAACCATGGCTTCAGCTGGACCAGACCAACAGGTCCGTATGTTGCAGTCCCTGGGCCTGAAATCCACCCTTATCACAGACGGTAGCACACCAATTAATCTGTTCAATACAGCTAATGGTTTGATTGGAGGTATGATGCCAGCAAAGAGGAGCAGGAGGACTGATGACGAAGACGATGATTAAAACTTGGTGATAAACTGTGAAGTAACACAAAAATGAAGGTTGAACTTTGAACTTTAGTAACTATACTGACTGATAAAATCCTTGGCGAAACtctaatgtttatttttggttGTACACATTTCGTTATCTTCTTCTGTATTTTGttgaatataattttgtttctttttgttattttttgttatttgaatggacaAAATGTTTGAGGGATAAGTAAAGATGTGAGAGTGATACTTGGGGATTTT from Mytilus trossulus isolate FHL-02 chromosome 8, PNRI_Mtr1.1.1.hap1, whole genome shotgun sequence includes the following:
- the LOC134680849 gene encoding major vault protein-like codes for the protein MSAPRRSADEPIYRIPPYYYLHVLDQNLNITRLEIGPQTFIRQDNERVVYGPERMITVPPRHYCIIENPVLKDKECKVVFDESGQAKLVHADQEIRLAQDPFPLYPGEILKQVVTPLKVVAANSALRLRAILDFEDDDEEKRTAGDEWLFEGPGTYIPRKEVVIEETVRATVIRPNQAIRLRARKETIDRQGVARVTGEEWLVKKTGAYLPGAYEEVVDVVNAYVLTDKKALHMRSLRTFKDDFGVTRKNGEEWLIKMTDTETHIPNVYEEVVGVVNITTLTSRQYCIILDPSDEHGRPQLGRKKLVKGECSFFLLPGERFERGIQNVYVLGEDEGVILRATESFKDTDADVERKPGDKWMIRGPAEYVPPVEVEVIMKRTAIPLDENEGIYVRDIKTGKVRAVTGETYMLNQDEELWAKELPPAVETLLAQGKDPMADRSDRSKSSDSSKPRDKTRVVTFRVPHNAAVQIYDYKEKKARVVFGPELVMLGPDEQFTQLSLSGGKPKKQNVIKSLCLLLGPDFCTDIITVETADHARLSLQLSYNWHFDIKNKEDKAEASKIFSVPDFVGDACKAIASRIRGAVAQVQFDDFHKNSARIIRSSVFGFDDKDKVREVFKFPQNNLVFTSIDIQSVEPVDQRTRDALQKSVQLAIEITTNSQEAAARHEAERLEQEAKGRLERQKISDEAEAEKSRKQLLELQANSAAVESTGQAKAEAQSRAEAARIEGEAAVDQAKLKSQAMKIEAESELERLTQAREAELKYVREQNDMELSKSKEMSTIETTRFKNMVDAIGANTLATMASAGPDQQVRMLQSLGLKSTLITDGSTPINLFNTANGLIGGMMPAKRSRRTDDEDDD